One window from the genome of Thalassospira xiamenensis M-5 = DSM 17429 encodes:
- a CDS encoding methyl-accepting chemotaxis protein yields MSFLGKIKISHKVFGGFGIILVLLGVLAIISVFSLYRAENNFAKYHELAEISNQSSYVLANIQDARISIATYQTNSSSALREQAVGKLSTALDMNKKLIAILDSQSKIAAARQAEQDFQAFLASLNKFSASNDASERQEIIESELDVIGARIATAIEEIRIASKQEQNALADQTINDIEFEIVVTEIIAVVAVIVGMVAAWFIGAGISRPIVAITTTMRKLADGDKTILIPGQNHEDEIGDMAKAVLVFQENMIKADELAAQEAEAQKQQAARTRLIEKLTNDFDSDVSTVLKTVASAATEMQATATSMTATAEETSRQSTVVAAAAEQASNNVQTVASASEELSASISEISHQVSQSAQVASKAVAEAQSTNAQVRGLAEAAQKIGDVVGLISDIAAQTNLLALNATIEAARAGEAGKGFAVVAAEVKNLANATSKATDEITSQITMIQSETEEAVIAIGSISTTIAEISEISATIASAVEQQGAATQEINRNVQEASDGTTEVTSNIHGVNEAAASTGAAAEQVLAASGDLSEQAETLRQKVETFLNAVKAA; encoded by the coding sequence ATGTCGTTTTTGGGTAAAATCAAGATATCCCACAAAGTATTTGGCGGGTTCGGGATCATTCTCGTGCTTTTGGGGGTCTTGGCGATTATTTCCGTCTTCTCCCTTTATCGCGCAGAAAATAACTTCGCGAAATATCACGAGCTGGCGGAAATATCGAACCAGTCATCCTACGTGCTTGCCAATATTCAGGATGCGCGTATCAGCATTGCGACCTATCAAACCAATTCGTCAAGCGCGCTAAGAGAGCAAGCCGTCGGCAAGCTGTCGACCGCACTTGACATGAACAAGAAGCTTATCGCCATCCTTGACAGTCAAAGCAAAATCGCGGCTGCCCGTCAGGCAGAGCAGGACTTTCAGGCTTTCCTTGCATCTTTGAATAAATTCAGCGCAAGCAATGATGCATCCGAGCGCCAGGAAATCATCGAAAGTGAGCTTGACGTGATTGGTGCCCGAATTGCAACGGCAATCGAAGAGATCCGGATTGCCAGCAAGCAGGAACAGAATGCACTTGCGGACCAGACGATCAACGACATCGAGTTCGAGATCGTGGTTACCGAAATAATTGCCGTTGTCGCTGTTATTGTCGGTATGGTTGCCGCTTGGTTCATCGGGGCCGGAATATCCCGCCCGATTGTGGCGATCACGACGACAATGCGCAAACTTGCCGATGGCGATAAAACCATCCTGATCCCCGGCCAGAATCATGAGGACGAAATTGGCGACATGGCCAAAGCCGTTCTGGTGTTTCAGGAAAACATGATCAAGGCCGACGAACTTGCCGCCCAAGAGGCCGAGGCCCAGAAACAGCAGGCAGCGCGAACCAGACTGATCGAAAAACTGACCAACGATTTCGACAGCGACGTGTCGACAGTCCTGAAAACCGTGGCATCTGCCGCGACCGAAATGCAGGCAACTGCAACATCCATGACCGCAACTGCCGAGGAAACCAGCCGCCAGTCCACGGTTGTCGCCGCCGCGGCCGAACAGGCATCAAACAATGTACAGACGGTGGCCAGCGCCTCCGAGGAACTGAGCGCCTCGATTTCTGAAATCAGCCATCAGGTAAGCCAGTCCGCACAGGTCGCCAGCAAAGCCGTTGCCGAAGCCCAAAGCACCAACGCCCAGGTCCGCGGCCTTGCCGAAGCAGCCCAGAAAATCGGCGATGTTGTCGGCCTGATCAGCGATATCGCAGCCCAGACCAATCTTCTGGCCCTTAACGCCACGATCGAGGCCGCCCGCGCGGGCGAGGCCGGAAAAGGGTTTGCCGTGGTCGCCGCAGAGGTCAAAAACCTCGCCAATGCAACGTCAAAGGCGACGGACGAAATCACCAGCCAGATCACAATGATCCAGTCCGAAACCGAGGAAGCGGTGATTGCCATCGGTTCCATCAGCACGACAATTGCCGAAATCAGCGAAATTTCGGCCACCATCGCAAGCGCCGTTGAACAACAGGGTGCCGCCACCCAGGAAATCAACCGCAATGTTCAGGAAGCATCTGACGGAACCACCGAGGTAACCTCAAACATTCACGGCGTCAACGAAGCCGCAGCCTCAACCGGTGCGGCGGCCGAACAGGTGCTTGCCGCATCGGGGGACCTGTCCGAACAGGCCGAAACCCTGCGCCAGAAAGTCGAGACGTTCTTGAACGCCGTGAAAGCGGCCTGA
- a CDS encoding autotransporter outer membrane beta-barrel domain-containing protein produces MDGATLTIAGTLTVNNNTVTGGNGGTGAAGTAEDGSAFGDGVFLQGSGTLTFNPDTGDTQTLANTITDQAGSGGTGSWALTKNGAGTLTLSAANSYSGATNLSAGTLSLSGSGTLGNAAGALNLTGGTLDLGTTTQTRTGTITLNGATVSNGTLSSSGTFDTQSGTISAVLAGTGALTKTGTGTVTLSGANTYSGTTTVSAGRLAVNGSIASAVTVANGATLGGTGTVGATTISSGGIHAPGNSIGTQTVNGAYLLNAGSILEIEVDDAGNSDKVIVNGTVDITGSTLRVKGVSGNNFTGQTTYSYVIIENDGVDAVTGDFATIDNQLAFYDAARSTVGGTGNDVSLTLTRNASGFTDIATTPNQKAVAGQVGNLSGTDGTTISNAILGLTNAGAQHAYQQLSGDIFAAAPTMNARITHQATGQIGARLADLNRSRTIAQTTSGSLVAASTLSPAELTGFARSGPMASDANMLSLGTENAPQSASAIWLQAIGATGRIDGDGNADTTDYQWTGMVGGFDTQLSDTTILGVYFGYADARNRQAGRDATLDSRNFMAGLYGTRDLGDDLRLSGQAGWTRTANDSRRNLVFGGIDRTATADYTDNALNANLELARGFDVAHNWRVAPYGALGMLWNNHDGFTETGAGSANLSRASDSTLTGTASLGLRMAGMFETGNGKTLIPQFRLGWDHHLGPTANSTTLAFTGTSSFTVAGSETDRDTLVGNLGMTLADDDGWSFYADYQPSISKSRREHALGAGFRMKF; encoded by the coding sequence ATGGATGGCGCAACCCTGACCATCGCCGGAACCCTGACCGTCAATAACAACACTGTCACCGGCGGAAACGGCGGAACCGGTGCGGCGGGCACCGCCGAGGACGGCTCTGCCTTTGGCGATGGTGTTTTCCTGCAAGGCAGCGGCACCCTGACCTTCAATCCTGATACCGGCGATACACAAACCCTTGCCAATACCATCACCGATCAGGCCGGATCGGGCGGCACCGGAAGCTGGGCACTGACCAAAAACGGCGCAGGCACCCTGACACTCAGTGCCGCCAACAGCTATTCCGGCGCAACAAACCTTTCGGCGGGCACATTATCCCTGTCCGGATCGGGAACACTCGGAAATGCCGCAGGCGCACTTAACCTGACCGGTGGAACGCTTGATCTCGGCACGACGACACAGACCCGCACCGGCACCATCACACTCAATGGCGCAACCGTATCAAACGGCACATTGTCATCATCGGGCACCTTCGATACCCAATCAGGCACCATCAGTGCCGTTCTGGCCGGGACCGGCGCGCTGACCAAAACCGGCACCGGCACCGTCACACTCAGCGGCGCCAACACCTATTCCGGCACCACGACCGTTTCTGCGGGCCGCCTTGCGGTCAATGGATCAATTGCCTCTGCCGTCACGGTCGCGAACGGTGCCACCCTTGGCGGCACGGGAACCGTCGGGGCAACCACCATTTCATCGGGCGGCATTCATGCGCCGGGCAATTCCATCGGCACACAAACCGTCAATGGTGCCTATCTCCTCAATGCCGGTTCCATCCTCGAGATCGAGGTGGACGATGCCGGAAATTCCGACAAGGTCATTGTCAATGGCACGGTCGATATCACCGGCTCGACCCTGCGGGTCAAAGGCGTATCGGGGAACAATTTCACCGGTCAAACCACCTATAGTTACGTGATCATCGAAAATGACGGCGTTGATGCGGTTACCGGCGATTTCGCAACCATTGACAATCAGCTCGCCTTTTATGACGCCGCCCGTTCCACCGTCGGCGGCACCGGCAATGATGTCTCCCTGACACTGACCCGCAACGCCAGTGGCTTTACCGACATTGCCACAACCCCCAATCAAAAAGCCGTCGCTGGCCAGGTTGGCAACCTTTCGGGCACGGACGGCACCACCATCAGCAACGCCATTCTTGGCCTGACGAATGCCGGGGCACAGCACGCCTATCAACAGCTCTCGGGCGATATCTTTGCCGCTGCCCCCACCATGAATGCCCGCATCACCCATCAGGCCACCGGCCAGATCGGCGCACGCCTTGCCGATCTGAACCGCAGCCGCACCATTGCCCAAACCACCAGCGGGTCCCTTGTCGCCGCCAGCACCCTGTCCCCCGCCGAACTTACCGGCTTTGCCCGTTCCGGTCCGATGGCAAGTGACGCAAACATGCTGTCGCTGGGCACTGAAAATGCGCCACAGTCCGCCTCCGCCATCTGGCTTCAGGCCATCGGCGCAACCGGCCGGATCGATGGTGATGGCAATGCCGACACCACCGATTACCAATGGACCGGCATGGTTGGCGGCTTTGACACACAGCTTTCCGACACCACCATTCTGGGGGTCTATTTCGGTTATGCCGACGCCAGGAACCGTCAGGCTGGCCGGGACGCCACCCTCGATAGTCGCAATTTCATGGCCGGGCTTTATGGCACACGTGACCTTGGGGATGATTTGCGGCTTTCCGGGCAGGCCGGATGGACCCGAACGGCAAATGACAGCCGCCGTAACCTTGTTTTTGGCGGCATTGATCGTACCGCCACGGCGGATTACACCGACAACGCGCTCAATGCCAATCTTGAACTGGCAAGGGGATTTGACGTTGCCCATAACTGGCGGGTTGCGCCCTATGGCGCGCTGGGCATGCTGTGGAACAATCATGACGGCTTTACCGAAACCGGGGCCGGATCGGCCAATCTGTCACGCGCATCTGACAGCACCCTGACCGGCACCGCAAGCCTTGGGCTAAGGATGGCGGGCATGTTTGAAACCGGCAATGGCAAAACCCTGATCCCGCAATTCCGGCTTGGCTGGGACCATCACCTTGGCCCGACAGCCAACAGCACCACATTGGCCTTTACCGGCACATCCTCCTTCACGGTCGCAGGCAGCGAAACCGACCGCGATACACTGGTCGGCAATCTCGGCATGACCCTTGCCGATGACGACGGCTGGAGCTTCTATGCCGATTATCAGCCCTCGATCTCCAAAAGCCGCCGCGAACATGCCCTCGGTGCCGGGTTCAGGATGAAATTCTGA
- a CDS encoding c-type cytochrome has translation MKTRIRKSSLVVLITGAAAATFLIVSNQLAHRGEEQGDIARGKSIAEQTCLRCHMEFAGDPYPDPEITTAPPLASFGQRWPIENLEEALAEGITVSHDQLTMPEFTFTPETIADLLAYMDDLSQRADARPAN, from the coding sequence ATGAAAACCAGAATCCGCAAAAGCAGCCTCGTCGTCCTGATCACCGGGGCCGCCGCCGCCACTTTCCTGATCGTCAGCAACCAGCTGGCCCATCGCGGCGAGGAACAGGGCGATATCGCGCGCGGCAAATCGATTGCAGAACAGACCTGCCTGCGCTGCCATATGGAATTTGCCGGTGATCCCTATCCCGACCCCGAAATCACCACCGCCCCACCGCTCGCAAGCTTCGGCCAGCGCTGGCCGATTGAAAACCTCGAAGAAGCCTTGGCCGAAGGCATCACCGTGTCGCACGATCAACTGACCATGCCGGAATTCACCTTCACGCCGGAAACCATCGCCGATCTTCTGGCCTATATGGATGATCTCTCCCAACGGGCCGATGCCAGACCGGCAAACTGA
- a CDS encoding sigma-70 family RNA polymerase sigma factor translates to MSANPNALVLFMSHRPALVNYASSITGNRVQAEDLVQEAWLRFDAASDGRLIEDATGYLYRIVRNLALDSKRRLVRESRLTSAGDYDEAARTSPDVAPDPETVALYKDEYAIVMAAMDELPERTRIACEMHRFGGAKLKEIAAFLGISVPLAHKLVADGIEHCKQRLDQA, encoded by the coding sequence TTGTCCGCGAACCCCAATGCCCTTGTTCTTTTCATGTCGCACCGTCCGGCGCTGGTGAATTATGCCAGCAGCATCACGGGCAATCGCGTGCAGGCCGAGGATCTGGTGCAGGAAGCGTGGTTGCGGTTTGACGCGGCATCGGACGGGCGGCTGATCGAGGATGCGACGGGGTATCTTTACCGGATCGTGCGCAACCTGGCGCTCGATAGCAAACGCAGGCTGGTGCGTGAAAGCCGCCTGACATCGGCGGGGGATTATGACGAAGCCGCCCGGACATCTCCCGATGTTGCCCCGGACCCGGAAACCGTCGCCCTTTACAAGGATGAATATGCGATTGTGATGGCGGCGATGGATGAATTGCCCGAACGCACCCGCATTGCATGCGAGATGCATCGGTTTGGTGGCGCAAAGCTTAAGGAAATTGCCGCCTTCCTTGGCATATCCGTGCCGCTGGCGCACAAGCTGGTGGCGGACGGGATCGAGCATTGCAAGCAGCGGCTGGATCAGGCATGA
- a CDS encoding FecR family protein, producing MAANTDAIPPQASREATDWLILLQEEPDDQDILRAFAAWCDADPAHMQAWNATRLAADVMAAGLPEHADRWQPFVHEMRAGGEGSSVSSSSRKDNIVRPTFGRRKMLLGGGLAIAASLFAAVVGPGIVSRAVTGWQADYVTDTAEMRTITLADASTVTMAPESAIRVRFEAGERHIALLGGEAFFDVTPDPERPFRVSSEDVDVTVLGTGFDVRRNDAGTLVAVEHGLVRVGFDAINPPVHEMLEAGQSASVTWQGAVARGSLPAGQIASWRQNQLIAQDQPLGTVIDGLRRYYPGRIIITDDALATRTVTGVYNLADPLAALRGIARAQNAVVRQVTPWILLVSAS from the coding sequence ATGGCAGCGAACACAGATGCGATCCCGCCGCAGGCCTCACGGGAGGCGACCGACTGGCTGATCCTGTTGCAGGAAGAGCCGGACGATCAGGATATTCTGCGTGCATTCGCGGCATGGTGTGATGCCGACCCGGCCCATATGCAGGCATGGAATGCAACCCGCCTGGCAGCCGATGTGATGGCGGCAGGTCTGCCCGAACATGCCGACCGATGGCAGCCATTTGTGCATGAGATGCGGGCGGGCGGTGAAGGATCATCTGTTTCATCATCATCGCGTAAAGACAATATTGTCCGCCCAACGTTCGGACGGCGAAAGATGCTGCTTGGTGGCGGGCTTGCAATTGCCGCATCGCTTTTTGCCGCCGTGGTCGGGCCGGGGATCGTTAGCCGTGCCGTGACCGGCTGGCAGGCCGATTATGTGACCGACACCGCCGAAATGCGGACCATCACCCTTGCCGATGCCAGCACGGTGACGATGGCACCGGAAAGTGCGATCCGGGTGCGGTTTGAGGCGGGGGAGCGCCATATCGCGCTTTTGGGCGGTGAAGCGTTTTTTGACGTGACGCCCGACCCCGAGCGGCCATTCCGGGTATCGTCGGAGGATGTCGATGTCACGGTGCTGGGCACCGGGTTTGATGTGCGGCGCAATGATGCCGGTACGCTGGTTGCGGTCGAACATGGATTGGTGCGGGTCGGATTTGATGCGATTAACCCGCCGGTTCATGAAATGCTTGAAGCCGGACAAAGTGCCAGTGTGACATGGCAGGGGGCGGTGGCGCGTGGCAGCCTTCCGGCCGGGCAGATCGCGAGCTGGCGACAGAACCAGTTGATTGCACAGGATCAGCCGTTGGGCACCGTGATTGACGGGTTGCGGCGTTATTATCCGGGCCGGATCATCATCACCGATGATGCGCTGGCGACCCGGACGGTGACGGGGGTTTATAACCTTGCCGATCCGCTGGCAGCCCTTCGCGGGATTGCGCGGGCGCAAAATGCCGTGGTGCGGCAGGTGACACCGTGGATTTTGCTGGTGTCGGCATCCTGA
- a CDS encoding TonB-dependent siderophore receptor codes for MTTGGKAGMRSRSRQTVFAGALLVTSALVPVLIAAPAMAQQQVAQSGAGVLGASHAFDIPAQSMTSALTQFGQQSGLQITVDGALVRGIDAPAVSGSMTSQQALDRLFAGSGLSYNISDDGTVVVEQIVTGGAAEGEVLDPIRVEGNAEAAYGPMGPTRDSVVASRSRTASKTDTPILDDSAAVSVVTQKELETRNVQDLQQALAYTSGVNVAEYGADVRYDYFRIRGFYPAGGYGSFTDGLARRSYNWTASRSEPYGMQQIDVLKGSTSSLFGMNAPGGLVNMISKRPQDEAGGEVFTTFGQSHLTVGGDVTGPVAEDSNWTYRLTGLWQDADRAGRDYSQDDRTYIAPAFTYKPKAGTELTILTSYSKRDSNVGHAFPPGVDVDPDTFLGEPDFDEFDTEQYDLGYQISHQLSDQLQFRQNARFTHLTLDQQQVYVSSSNPASNRSAWSLEGETNSFLIDNQLEYDTAFNAYLDSKTLAGLEYSYADTQETALSGSAPPVDFNNPAYCGVGCITLSPWTDHEIKQRSYAAYAQEQLTIDRDWIVTLGGRYDYVQSDLENYFGTSEEHDMHAFTSRAGLTYKVTEEVSVYGNYSESFQPVYSNAAGVEGDLKPQEGTQYEVGVKYQPSEFDALFTVALFDLTQTNLVKSNGGLLQEQIGEVNSRGVEVEGKMSLTDRMNVTLAYTYLDAEITEDGTSGNEGNRPDHVPEHAASLWMDYTIPEHGMFGDLTLGGGVRYVGQTYGDSANQYSMSSYAVADAMINYQVTDSVSLAVNANNLFDREYVASNNGFSSFYGDGRTVLATLKYSW; via the coding sequence ATGACCACAGGGGGTAAGGCGGGCATGCGGAGCCGCAGCAGACAGACGGTTTTCGCAGGCGCGCTTTTGGTGACAAGCGCATTGGTGCCGGTATTGATTGCGGCACCGGCGATGGCACAGCAACAGGTGGCGCAAAGCGGGGCGGGGGTCCTTGGCGCGTCACATGCGTTTGATATCCCGGCGCAGTCGATGACCAGTGCGCTGACGCAGTTCGGGCAGCAGTCGGGGCTTCAGATTACGGTGGATGGGGCGCTTGTGCGCGGGATTGATGCGCCTGCGGTCAGCGGCAGCATGACATCGCAGCAGGCGCTGGACCGGCTGTTTGCCGGAAGTGGCCTGAGTTACAATATTTCCGATGACGGCACGGTGGTGGTCGAGCAGATCGTAACCGGTGGGGCGGCCGAAGGCGAGGTTCTTGACCCGATCCGGGTGGAGGGCAATGCAGAGGCGGCCTATGGCCCGATGGGCCCGACACGCGACAGCGTTGTTGCCAGCCGGTCGCGCACCGCATCGAAAACCGATACGCCGATTCTGGATGATTCCGCGGCTGTTTCCGTTGTGACGCAGAAGGAACTGGAAACGCGCAATGTGCAGGATTTACAACAGGCCCTAGCCTATACATCAGGGGTTAATGTTGCAGAATACGGTGCAGATGTTCGATATGATTATTTCCGTATTCGTGGTTTTTATCCGGCAGGTGGGTATGGGAGTTTTACCGATGGTCTGGCGCGGCGCAGCTACAACTGGACCGCAAGTCGTTCTGAACCTTATGGCATGCAACAGATTGATGTCTTGAAAGGTTCGACATCCAGTCTGTTTGGCATGAATGCGCCTGGCGGTTTGGTCAACATGATCAGCAAGCGACCGCAGGACGAAGCTGGTGGCGAGGTTTTCACCACGTTTGGGCAAAGCCACCTGACAGTCGGGGGAGATGTGACAGGGCCGGTTGCGGAAGATAGCAACTGGACCTATCGCCTGACCGGACTTTGGCAGGATGCTGATCGGGCGGGAAGGGATTATTCACAGGATGATCGTACCTATATCGCGCCAGCTTTCACTTATAAGCCGAAAGCCGGAACCGAACTGACGATCCTGACCAGTTACAGCAAACGCGACAGCAATGTCGGACATGCTTTTCCTCCCGGTGTTGATGTCGATCCCGATACGTTCCTTGGCGAGCCGGATTTCGATGAATTCGATACCGAGCAATATGACCTTGGATATCAGATATCGCACCAATTGAGCGACCAGTTGCAGTTCCGTCAGAATGCCCGCTTTACGCATCTGACACTTGATCAGCAACAGGTTTATGTCAGTTCTTCCAATCCGGCGAGTAATCGTTCAGCGTGGTCGCTTGAAGGGGAAACGAACAGTTTTCTAATCGACAACCAGCTTGAATATGACACGGCATTTAACGCCTATCTTGATAGCAAGACGTTGGCTGGTCTTGAATACAGTTATGCTGATACGCAGGAGACGGCCCTGTCTGGCTCGGCGCCGCCGGTTGATTTCAATAATCCGGCCTATTGCGGTGTTGGCTGTATCACGCTCAGCCCGTGGACCGATCACGAGATCAAACAGCGCAGCTATGCCGCCTATGCGCAGGAACAGCTGACGATTGATCGGGACTGGATTGTGACCCTTGGTGGTCGTTACGATTATGTCCAGTCCGATCTTGAGAACTATTTCGGCACGAGCGAGGAGCATGACATGCATGCATTCACCTCACGTGCGGGACTGACCTACAAGGTGACGGAAGAAGTTTCTGTCTATGGAAATTATTCGGAATCCTTCCAGCCGGTGTATAGCAATGCAGCCGGGGTTGAGGGTGACCTTAAGCCACAGGAAGGCACGCAGTATGAAGTAGGCGTCAAATATCAGCCCAGTGAATTTGATGCCCTGTTTACCGTTGCGTTGTTCGACCTGACACAAACCAATCTGGTCAAATCGAATGGGGGTCTGCTGCAGGAGCAGATTGGCGAGGTTAATTCCCGCGGTGTTGAAGTTGAAGGCAAGATGAGCCTTACGGACCGGATGAACGTCACGCTAGCCTATACCTATCTGGATGCGGAAATTACTGAAGATGGAACTTCGGGGAATGAAGGAAACCGCCCCGATCATGTGCCGGAACATGCCGCTTCTTTGTGGATGGACTATACCATTCCTGAGCATGGGATGTTTGGTGATCTCACACTTGGTGGTGGGGTGCGCTATGTCGGTCAGACTTACGGGGATTCCGCCAACCAGTATTCAATGAGTTCCTATGCGGTGGCTGATGCAATGATCAATTATCAGGTAACCGACAGTGTCAGTCTTGCGGTCAATGCGAACAACCTGTTTGACCGGGAATACGTAGCATCGAACAATGGATTTTCGTCATTCTATGGCGATGGCCGCACGGTTCTGGCGACGTTGAAATATAGCTGGTAG
- the yghX gene encoding YghX family hydrolase — MNRLTAKDFSPQLLELYDFYAHGIISRREFLDRAAKYTVGGVTAMSVLASLSPDYALATQVEFTDPDIVAEYIMYPSPNGHGEVRGYFVKPANATGKLPGVVVVHENRGLNPYIEDVARRVAKAGFIALAPDGLTSVGGYPGNDDKGRELQRQVDPTKLMNDFFAAIEFLTAHEATTGKIGITGFCYGGGVSNAAAVAYPELGAAVPFYGRQADVADVPRIQAPLLLHYGELDERINEGWPAYEAALKEHNKVYEAYIYPGANHGFHNDSTPRYDEEQAKLAWDRTIAWFNKHLS; from the coding sequence ATGAACCGTTTGACGGCCAAAGATTTCTCGCCGCAATTGCTTGAGCTTTATGATTTTTATGCGCACGGGATCATTTCGCGGCGCGAATTTCTTGACCGGGCTGCGAAATATACCGTCGGCGGGGTCACGGCGATGTCGGTTCTGGCGTCGCTTAGCCCGGATTATGCGCTTGCCACACAGGTCGAGTTTACCGATCCCGATATTGTCGCGGAATATATCATGTATCCGTCGCCCAACGGCCATGGCGAGGTGCGCGGCTATTTCGTCAAACCGGCGAACGCGACCGGCAAGCTGCCCGGTGTGGTGGTGGTGCACGAAAATCGCGGGCTTAATCCCTATATCGAGGATGTCGCGCGCCGGGTGGCCAAGGCGGGCTTCATTGCCCTTGCCCCGGATGGTTTGACATCGGTTGGCGGATATCCCGGCAATGATGACAAGGGCCGGGAATTGCAGCGCCAGGTCGACCCGACCAAATTGATGAATGATTTCTTTGCCGCCATCGAATTCCTGACCGCGCATGAGGCGACCACTGGCAAGATCGGTATTACCGGTTTTTGTTATGGCGGGGGTGTTTCGAATGCGGCGGCGGTGGCTTATCCCGAACTGGGGGCGGCGGTGCCGTTCTATGGACGTCAGGCGGACGTGGCCGATGTGCCGCGCATTCAGGCGCCGTTGCTGTTGCATTACGGCGAACTGGACGAGCGGATCAATGAAGGATGGCCTGCTTATGAGGCGGCATTAAAGGAACATAACAAGGTCTATGAGGCCTATATCTATCCCGGCGCCAATCACGGGTTCCATAATGATTCAACACCTCGCTATGACGAGGAACAGGCGAAGCTTGCATGGGATCGCACGATTGCGTGGTTTAATAAACATCTGAGCTAG
- a CDS encoding class I SAM-dependent methyltransferase — protein sequence MQNATERAENPVEFWEDHYRTKKTDYSGNPGELLVRYVADLTPGRVLDIGCSHGDDALWLAGRGWDVTGADISQTAIERAQKRLVGSDFSGRVLFVACDLEREIPDGEYDLVTASYFQSPVALARADILRRAMAKLVPGGYFLCIAHASAPPWRKGNGEHQFPTLQEELDGLDLRPDEWILHKAGYAVRNVTGPEGEKAEVKDIVLFLQRG from the coding sequence ATGCAGAACGCGACCGAAAGGGCGGAAAACCCGGTTGAATTCTGGGAAGATCATTACCGGACAAAAAAGACCGATTATTCCGGCAATCCGGGGGAGTTGCTGGTGCGGTATGTGGCCGACCTGACGCCGGGGCGGGTATTGGATATCGGCTGTTCGCACGGGGATGATGCGCTTTGGCTGGCCGGGCGGGGGTGGGATGTGACGGGGGCGGATATTTCGCAAACCGCGATAGAGCGGGCGCAGAAACGCTTGGTGGGGAGTGATTTTTCTGGCCGGGTTCTGTTTGTCGCCTGCGATCTGGAACGCGAAATACCGGACGGGGAATATGACCTTGTCACCGCATCCTATTTTCAGTCACCGGTCGCGCTTGCGCGGGCCGATATTCTTCGGCGTGCAATGGCAAAGCTGGTGCCGGGCGGATATTTCCTGTGTATCGCGCACGCATCGGCCCCGCCGTGGCGGAAGGGAAATGGCGAACATCAGTTCCCGACCCTTCAGGAAGAGCTCGACGGGCTTGATCTTAGACCCGATGAGTGGATTTTGCACAAGGCCGGGTACGCGGTGCGCAACGTTACCGGGCCGGAGGGGGAGAAAGCGGAAGTGAAGGATATCGTGCTGTTTTTACAGCGTGGTTGA